A single genomic interval of Spinacia oleracea cultivar Varoflay chromosome 6, BTI_SOV_V1, whole genome shotgun sequence harbors:
- the LOC130459109 gene encoding G-type lectin S-receptor-like serine/threonine-protein kinase At1g11300 — translation MSPEYAMEGRFSEKSDVYSFGVLLLEIVCGRRNSSFKDEESLSLLAHSSLFPSEKYCVLTPSSLWLLAWILWNEDDILSLIDPAISASDFQAEILRCIQVGLLSVQEFPEDRPSITTIVSMIESEVTDLPRPTQPGFTQRRIGLVNGAQQNGLDCYSVNGFSISSLGGR, via the exons ATGTCTCCAGAGTATGCAATGGAAGGTCGGTTTTCAGAAAAGTCAGATGTGTATAGCTTTGGGGTGCTGCTACTTGAGATTGTTTGTGGAAGAAGGAATAGCAGCTTCAAAGATGAGGAATCTTTGAGCCTCTTAGCTCAT TCTTCTTTGTTTCCCTCTGAAAAATATTGTGTTTTAACTCCATCATCTCTATGGCTTTTGGCATGGATATTGTGGAACGAGGACGACATTTTGTCATTGATTGATCCAGCGATTTCAGCATCAGACTTTCAAGCAGAGATATTGAGGTGCATACAAGTAGGACTATTGTCTGTTCAAGAATTTCCTGAAGATAGACCAAGCATTACCACAATTGTTTCCATGATAGAGAGTGAAGTTACAGATCTTCCTCGCCCAACACAACCTGGTTTTACACAAAGGAGAATTGGTTTGGTGAATGGAGCGCAACAAAATGGTCTTGATTGTTACTCTGTTAATGGGTTTTCAATTTCTTCCTTAGGTGGTCGATGA